The following DNA comes from Papaver somniferum cultivar HN1 chromosome 4, ASM357369v1, whole genome shotgun sequence.
aaatgggtctaagctatccctcttcgaagcaccactggagtcacgattgcatctttcatcaaagagttcttcatatgcagatttggcgtgcctaaacatattatcacggataatggaactccttttgccaacaaacATGTTGTAGAATTGCTCGAGGATTACGGAATCAAACAGATCTTCTCCACACCatattatccccaaggaaacgggcAGGCGGAGAGTACCAAAAAAACCTTGATCCGGACtctcagtcgaacagttcatgataATCCAAGAACGTGGCATGAGGAATTGCCCATGGATTTGTGGACCTACCGAACTGCACCAAGAAGCTCAATCGGGACCTCACCATACTTTCTCGTCTACGCCGTTGATGCCATTCTCCCATCCGAAATCAAGGTTCCCTCCGCAAGAATTGCAGCGGCCAGTGgggtacaatgggatgaagcagaAGTCTCAGATTCAGGAATtgctgaattggacatgctcgattcAAGAAGAACTAAGGTGGAAAAATACGtagaaacctacaaacaaagggtTTCCAAGGCCTACAATAaactggtaagacctcgaacatttcaagtaggagatttggttctgaaaacagcaaagcatatccaacaagacatgtccgctcccaagttctctcctaaatgggaagggccttatgtagTCATCAACGCAGTATCTagcggatattacaaaatcttagatGTTAATGGAGGAatcgaaggaaacatcatcaatggcaagtgGCTCAAAGCGTATTATGCTTGAGCGGTCATTAAAGTGATaaatttctcaatgtaatttCTATTTTCCCCAAAAGAGTATGCAATATGCTCATTCGTTCAAAAANNNNNNNNNNNNNNNNNNNNNNNNNNNNNNNNNNNNNNNNNNNNNNNNNNNNNNNNNNNNNNNNNNNNNNNNNNNNNNNNNNNNNNNNNNNNNNNNNNNNcatatatatacaagtgtaactttgcattacataCTAGTGAAACTACTGCAAATGAAAATATAGAATATTAAGCAGCCAAGGCCAGATATTTACCATAGGAATGTCGCGTTTACTCATCTGAACTTCTTTCCTCCGGCAGCTTAATTTGCGGCTCATCTCTATCAACTGTTGAAGTGTTAAGGTTCTTCTCGCGACAATGCTGTTATCAGTTTTGCTTTGAAACCCAATAATAATTTTCTGATCCGAGAAAGTAACAGAAGATTTCTTCTCATGATTGCCAACCTTGTCTAGGACACCAGAATCTTGTGAATACACTGGGAAGAGGCTGTCCAGGAAAGAATCTCCAATGAGACTTGTACTTTCAGTTGCATAGCTACTCAAATCACTTTCTGTTTCGGAAACTGTCGAAGTGTTCTCATCGAGCTCTTCACTATCCTCCTCTGTCGATGTAGAATATGCATTCACCTTTGCTTGATCCACTGGAAACGGATTAAAGTTCGGAACAGTTGATATTAGGCCATTTGGTATGAGAGAAGGTGAAGAAATGAACATTTCTTGTTCATCGCCACTCTCTTCCTCGTCTTCATATTCGCGTTCATTATCACCTCTGCGACTTCCTCTCCTCCGGAAAACATTGCTCAACTTCGAACGTATTGTAAATGGAGATGACATCGAAGTGTGCATCAAAGGAGAAGGAAAACCAATGAGTTTTCATGGTGGAAGCGGGAGATATGGGGAAGCAAGCTGTGGTGGTGGTGTGAGTCGTGTGACACATGCTACTGGCTCTTCAGGTTCCTCACCAATTGGTGGTGATTGCGCGAAACATGCTAATGGCTttctgttggaaacaaagcactataatcaaatcacacaaagaaaccgctgagtcgcgtactaggtcgctatctttaaggtgtttcgcgactctgcctcttgattgtgctagcagtcagttttttgtcgaaaccctatgggataaaacagcttatctctttcgatttctctgcactgagaaatcgaatcaat
Coding sequences within:
- the LOC113272290 gene encoding uncharacterized protein LOC113272290, which encodes MPNYFFSPTICIGMKMRLADQSKLSIVRMAEGELGVTQAGKQVQKVSIPFLWEEKPGTPKKGWKRENVPETAGLPPLKLITSVPFGWEEEPGKCWGIYLKTSMSSPFTIRSKLSNVFRRRGSRRGDNEREYEDEEESGDEQEMFISSPSLIPNGLISTVPNFNPFPVDQAKVNAYSTSTEEDSEELDENTSTVSETESDLSSYATESTSLIGDSFLDSLFPVYSQDSGVLDKVGNHEKKSSVTFSDQKIIIGFQSKTDNSIVARRTLTLQQLIEMSRKLSCRRKEVQMSKRDIPMVSTYFSTLVLLESSMSNSAIPESETSASSHCTPLAAAILAEGTLISDGRMASTA